The genomic region CATGAGATGTTTGAGTTAGAGGAACTTGGAGCAACTAGCAACCTTCATCTTTCGTTCAAAGTTAGGATTTGAAGTAAGAATTAGGGAGGATGAAAAGGGGATTTATTGAGCTCACCTAAGAATGGATATAAAGGTGGCGCTCGCCACCttctccatgagatgctgatgtTAGATATTCATTgatatttttcttcttttctttctcttcttTACCTTCCCTCTCATGTTCTTGTTTGCTCTTGACTTCTCCACTTGTGAGAGAGAGCATGAGTGAGTGAGTGAGAGTAGGTGAATGGGAGAGCTGGACCAGTAGATGGAGTTACCCCATTTTGAGATTATAGGTAGGGCCAAGATGAAGGGAGAGAGATAGCTCATCCAAATTGATTTTGCTGACTAAGTGATTTAATAGACAGTTCGTCAGGAAGGTAGACTATCTAAAAGAAGACCGAATTAGGATTTTGGAATTGAAGGAAGATGGATCTTGAAGCCATTAGTTCCAATTGTACAGTTGTTAGAAACCTTCATAGAGTTGGGGTACTTCTTGGGTGATATCTTGAAGAATTTCACTGAGTCAACTATAAAGTTGACTAAGGATGAACTAGTTGACTTGGGTTGATTGGAAAATTTCATGAGAGTTGAGAACCAGATTTGGAGACCTTGTACTATATAAGATAAAGCAATTGCCTTTGTTGAAGTGATAAAGTTGTCCTTCATCAAAGAAGAGGTAACTAGGGCTATGGTGTAGTGCCTCGATGGAGAAGATTCATGATTCAACCATTTCATGAGGTGGATTAAGGGCTTGGGTTAAAGTCCAGGGAGAATTTGGTGAGGATCTTGGGGTTCAAGCGACATGTCTAAAAAGATTAAGTTGGAACTATCATTGGGTTATGACAACTAAACGTTTCATATTTTCAATAGTTTGGAAACGGTGTAACGAAATATAGAGAACTTATAAAAGGGTTCCAGAAGTATGATCGTACAAGCATATGTGTTTCGTAGTCCTCCAAGGTGCATTTCACTCCTTGAATTTCCATAACCAACTTAAAAGTTGAAAATGTCATAATAGGGTGGCAACATGTGAGTCATCTCAGTAAATTAGAATGCTAGATGCTAAATTTATTCTTTTTTAAAAACACATTATAGGTGCAAACATCCATATATGCACGCACCACACTTACCTCTACAAGCACCTCCAAGATACTAAAATTGTTGGTAGATCTCAAGATTGACAAAGCCACCATAGGTGTCTCATTGTCGATGGGAGCAATATCGTTTACCACTGAAAGAATAGCACTATTAATCATGAAATAAATCTAGGAAAATGCGAGCACTTGTGTCAAATCAAAATTTTGAATCCGGGTGGATTGGTTCCACCATAAGGAACCCAAAACCAACAAAGCTATCATTTTGCAATGCTATCCTCCAAAATAAACTATAGGAACAATTATAGTGATTTGTTAGCTAGATCGCAAGTCACGGATAACTCTCTACTCTTCGAAACCGGTGGCTAGAAAGAAGGTAGTCCACGTAACTTCTATGACCGGAAGAAAACGTGAATGCATACATAAGGATAGCTATAATGAGCTGTCTAGGAGAGAAACACTAAAAGGAAAGTAGGTGACACTTCTGTCGCATTCGATGCTTTTTCTCCGAGTTCTCGCCCTTTAAATCATGGCTTCATCTTAAGTTGTCCAAGTGTCATGCTTCAGACAATTATCGTTCATGCATCTATCATGTATTTAGAAGTTCATTATGTTTCTCTCTTCTTTTGGTGAATGAGTACTAGAGAGGGTTAGCTTTAAACTTTTTATGACGATATAATAATATCTTATGAATGTAAGACGGTTTATTCATGAACCTATCAATAGACTAAATTTTTGCGGGTTTATAGATAACCCACAAAAAATTAAAACAGCAGGTAACCTACCTTGCATCTCTAACATCATCCCTTGCTATCCTAAGGTTTAACCAAACATGCATCTCATCTTCATACAACGTACCATATATGTGTTTGAACTTTATATATTAAGATAGAGATATCTAGGCCCGGTATCTCCTAACACGTTCAGCAACTTTTTCTCCGAAAAGCATGAGGCAGCGACAAAATCAGTTGCATAAGCAACAAAATCGTGAACACATCACAGCACAGCACGAAGCATTCACCGTACAGTCCCTTCTGTTACTGTGTCTCCAACAAACGGTCGCGTTAACAGGTTGCCACTCGGTGGCCGCAAGTAAGCATGACTAATTCGTTCATTTAAACCCTTTAAAATGTAGGATATTATCATGCTCACTAGTTGCTAACCTTCATAATGTCTCATCAGAGGACATCAGAGGACTGATTTGTGATACACACCGAAACCAAGGCGTGCGCCCGTAAGTTGTTATACACCCGTTTCCCTTCTTTTTTAAACCCCCCTGTTTGGTCATCACTACTCTTCCCAACATCTTCCCAACAACTCCCTCCATCGTCTTGAGGCGTGCGCAGCCATGGCTGTCCTCGGCACCGCGGCGGTTGAGGTGCTCATCCCGGTAGCGGCATTGGTTGGCATCGCTTTCGCGTTGTTGCAGTGGTATGTGGTGGCCAGAGTCCCCGTGCCTTCGCACGCCGGCGAGGACGGCGGTGGAGGAGGCAATAAGAAcgtgagggaggaggaggagcatgtGGAGGAGGACGGCATGGACTACCTTCTCGTGGAGGCCCGGTGCGCCGAGATCCAGCGCGCCATCTCCGTCGGCGCCACGTCGTTCCTGCTAACCGAGTACAAGTACCTGGCCGTGTTCACGGCGGCGTTCGCGGTGGTGATCTTCGTGTTCCTGGGTTCGGCGCAGCGGTTCAGCGCGCGCCCTGGGCCGTGCGCGTACGACCCGTCGCGGGAGTGCCGGCCGGCGCTGGCGAACGCGGCCTTCAGCGCGGTGGCGTTCCTGCTGGGCGCGGCGACGTCCGTGCTGTCCGGGTACCTCGGCATGCGCGTGGCGACGTTCGCGAACGCGCGGACGGCGCTGGAGGCCCGCCACGGCGTGGGGCGCGCCTTCGCCGCCGCGTTCCGGTCGGGCGCCGCCATGGGGTTCCTCCTCGCCTCCAGCGCGCTGCTCGTGCTCTACGCCGCCGTCAATCTCTTCGGCCTCTACTACGGCGACGACTGGGGCGGGCTCTACGAATCCATCACCGGATACGGCCTCGGCGGGTCCTCCGTCGCGCTGTTCGGCCGCGTGGGCGGCGGCATCTACACCAAGGCCGCTGACGTCGGCGCCGACCTCGTCGGGAAGGTCGAGCGCAACATCCCCGAGGACGACCCTCGCAACCCCGCGGTACGCACGTAACTGTCACGCTCTCTGCATGCAACGTCATGCTGTCTGCTTCTGGTTGCTTTGATTCATCATGCCCTACACGTACGTATCTCGAAGCAACATCGATCACCGCTGTATGGACCCACACCCATTACTCGTGTTCCATTTTTTTTCCTGCTACAGATAATTATTAGTAAAATGGAATATAGGTCGTGCCGGCCGTACATGCGTACACACGACAGTCGTCCACGGTACACAGTACATCACACATATACGACATGCAAAAGCTCCGACAAATCTCacaaacacacacacatatatgctTTCCGTACACGTATTATGGTCGTCCCACAATGTACATGTACGTACCTGATGCCGTGCCGTATATGTGTGATGGACTGTAGGTGATCGCCGACAACGTGGGGGACAACGTCGGCGACATCGCCGGGATGGGGTCGGACCTGTTCGGGTCGTACGCGGAGTCGTCCTGCGCGGCGCTCTTCGTGGCTTCCATCTCCTCCTTCGGGGCGGAGCACAACCTCACGGCGATGATGTACCCGCTGCTCATCAGCGCCGTGGGCCTGCTCGTGTGCGCGATCACCACCGTCGTCGCCACCGACGTCACCGAGGTGAAGGGCTCCGACGAGGTTGGGCCGGCGCTCAAGCGGCAGATCCTCATCTCCACCGTGCTTATGACCGCCGGCATCGCCGCCGTCACCTTCCTCGCCCTGCCGCCCAGCTTCACCCTCTTCGACTTCGGCAACGACAAGCACGTCAAGAACTGGTACGTGC from Zea mays cultivar B73 chromosome 6, Zm-B73-REFERENCE-NAM-5.0, whole genome shotgun sequence harbors:
- the LOC100286099 gene encoding pyrophosphate-energized vacuolar membrane proton pump, whose translation is MAVLGTAAVEVLIPVAALVGIAFALLQWYVVARVPVPSHAGEDGGGGGNKNVREEEEHVEEDGMDYLLVEARCAEIQRAISVGATSFLLTEYKYLAVFTAAFAVVIFVFLGSAQRFSARPGPCAYDPSRECRPALANAAFSAVAFLLGAATSVLSGYLGMRVATFANARTALEARHGVGRAFAAAFRSGAAMGFLLASSALLVLYAAVNLFGLYYGDDWGGLYESITGYGLGGSSVALFGRVGGGIYTKAADVGADLVGKVERNIPEDDPRNPAVIADNVGDNVGDIAGMGSDLFGSYAESSCAALFVASISSFGAEHNLTAMMYPLLISAVGLLVCAITTVVATDVTEVKGSDEVGPALKRQILISTVLMTAGIAAVTFLALPPSFTLFDFGNDKHVKNWHLFICVSAGLWAGLVIGYVTEYFTSNAYGPVQAVARSCRTGAATNVIFGLAVGYKSVIVPIMAIAAAIYASFRLAAMYGIALAALGMLSTIATGLAIDAYGPISDNAGGIAEMAGMPHRVRERTDALDAAGNTTAAIGKGFAIGSAALVSLALFGAYVSRAGITAVDVLSPRVFVGLLLGAMLPYWFSAMTMRSVGSAALRMVEEVRRQFDTIPGLAEGLAVPDYATCVRISTDASLKKMMAPGALVMFSPLVAGTLFGVETLAGLLAGALVSGVQVAISASNSGGAWDNAKKYIEAGLSEEARSLGPKGSEAHKAAVIGDTIGDPLKDTSGPSLNILIKLMAVESLVFAPFFAAHGGIIFDHL